A stretch of Streptococcus sp. oral taxon 061 DNA encodes these proteins:
- a CDS encoding tRNA1(Val) (adenine(37)-N6)-methyltransferase — MNEEQLLKSGERINQLFSTDIKIIQNREVFSYSVDSVLLSRFPRFPKNGLIVDFCAGNGAVGLFASSRTKAKILSVEIQERLADMAERSVRLNGLEEQMQVICDDLKNMPSYIQGSKVDLILCNPPYFKVDPNSNLNESEHYLLARHEITTNLKEICRSAQSILKSNGRLAMVHRPDRLLDILATLQQHNLAPKRLQFVYPKREKEANMLLIEAIKDGYTSGFKVLPPLIVHNSDGTYTPEIQEIYYGS, encoded by the coding sequence ATGAACGAAGAACAATTATTAAAATCAGGAGAGCGCATTAACCAACTCTTCTCTACAGATATCAAGATTATTCAAAATAGAGAGGTTTTCAGCTATTCCGTGGATAGTGTTCTCCTGTCTCGTTTTCCTCGTTTTCCTAAAAATGGGTTGATAGTGGATTTCTGTGCGGGCAATGGAGCTGTTGGGCTTTTTGCCAGTAGTCGTACCAAAGCTAAAATTCTATCTGTAGAAATTCAGGAACGTCTCGCTGATATGGCTGAACGGTCAGTGCGTTTAAACGGCTTGGAAGAGCAGATGCAGGTTATTTGTGATGATTTGAAGAACATGCCTAGCTACATTCAGGGGAGCAAGGTCGATTTGATTTTGTGCAATCCGCCTTATTTTAAGGTAGATCCAAATTCTAATCTGAACGAAAGCGAGCATTACCTTTTAGCTCGGCATGAAATTACGACCAATCTCAAGGAAATCTGTCGTAGTGCCCAGAGTATTCTCAAATCAAACGGGCGTTTGGCAATGGTTCATCGTCCAGATAGATTATTAGATATTTTAGCTACACTCCAACAGCATAATCTGGCTCCAAAGCGCCTACAATTTGTTTACCCTAAACGGGAGAAGGAAGCTAATATGCTTTTGATTGAGGCTATCAAGGACGGTTACACTAGTGGCTTTAAGGTTTTACCACCCCTCATTGTTCATAATAGTGATGGTACTTATACACCAGAAATTCAAGAGATTTACTATGGATCATAA
- a CDS encoding S1 RNA-binding domain-containing protein has protein sequence MKIGDKLNGRITGIQPYGAFVELETGVTGLIHISEIRTGFIENIYEVLKIGDEVQVQVVDFDEYTGKASLSIRTLEEEKHQLPRRRRFSNDRIKHGFAPLGRMMPVWTREALEHLKKNSN, from the coding sequence ATGAAAATCGGTGATAAGCTAAATGGCCGTATTACTGGGATTCAGCCCTATGGAGCTTTTGTTGAGTTAGAAACAGGAGTGACAGGCCTAATTCATATCTCGGAGATTCGGACAGGATTTATCGAAAATATTTACGAGGTTTTAAAAATTGGTGATGAAGTCCAGGTACAAGTAGTAGATTTTGACGAATATACAGGGAAGGCTAGCCTTTCCATTCGTACCTTGGAAGAAGAAAAACATCAACTTCCTAGACGGAGACGTTTTTCGAATGATCGCATCAAACATGGATTCGCGCCGCTTGGTCGCATGATGCCTGTTTGGACACGAGAAGCCTTGGAGCATTTAAAGAAAAACAGTAATTGA
- a CDS encoding bifunctional Cof-type HAD-IIB family hydrolase/peptidylprolyl isomerase: MDAKLRYKAKKIKIIFFDIDDTLRNSKTGFIPSTIPTVFQQLREKGILTGIATGRGIFGVVPEIQELKPDFFVTLNGAYIEDKKGHVIYSNKIAKDKVEEYIAWTKEVGIDYGLVGSHAAKLSRRTETISQAIDPIYPNLEVDPDFYRKEDIYQMWTFEDQGDDLTLPESLASTLRMVRWHEYSSDVVPISGSKAAGVAKVVDQLGLKPENVMVFGDGLNDLELFDYAGISIAMGISHEKIKEKADYITKTLEEDGIFDALEGFGMVEKELHFPQVDIEAVDGPIATIKTNHGDMRIKLFPDHAPKTVANFIALSKDGYYDGVIFHRIIKDFMIQGGDPTGTGMGGESIYGQSFEDEFSEELYNVRGALSMANAGPNTNGSQFFIVQNQHLSYSKKEIARGGWPEPIAEIYAEQGGTPHLDRRHTVFGQLADEVSYEVLDAIAGVETGAMDKPVDDVVIETIEIED, from the coding sequence ATGGATGCCAAGTTAAGATACAAGGCTAAGAAGATTAAGATTATCTTTTTTGATATAGATGATACTTTACGTAATTCAAAGACTGGCTTTATTCCAAGTACTATTCCTACAGTATTTCAACAATTGCGTGAGAAGGGAATCTTGACAGGAATTGCGACTGGTCGGGGCATATTTGGTGTTGTGCCAGAGATTCAGGAACTTAAGCCAGATTTCTTTGTGACCTTGAATGGTGCCTATATTGAGGATAAAAAAGGCCATGTCATATATAGTAATAAAATTGCTAAGGATAAGGTAGAAGAGTATATTGCTTGGACCAAGGAAGTTGGGATTGATTACGGTTTGGTGGGTAGTCATGCTGCTAAACTATCAAGACGAACAGAGACGATTAGCCAGGCGATTGACCCGATTTATCCTAATTTAGAGGTGGACCCTGATTTCTACCGAAAAGAAGATATTTATCAGATGTGGACATTTGAGGATCAGGGAGATGATTTGACGTTGCCTGAAAGTTTAGCATCGACTTTACGTATGGTACGCTGGCATGAATATTCATCAGATGTTGTGCCGATTTCCGGTTCAAAAGCAGCTGGAGTTGCAAAAGTTGTAGACCAATTAGGTTTAAAACCAGAAAACGTTATGGTTTTTGGGGACGGTCTTAACGATTTAGAACTCTTTGATTATGCAGGCATTAGTATTGCCATGGGTATTTCTCATGAAAAAATCAAAGAAAAAGCAGATTATATTACAAAAACATTAGAAGAAGATGGCATCTTTGATGCCTTAGAAGGATTTGGTATGGTAGAAAAAGAATTACATTTTCCACAAGTAGATATTGAAGCAGTAGATGGTCCAATTGCGACTATTAAGACAAATCATGGGGATATGCGTATTAAGCTTTTTCCTGATCACGCACCAAAAACAGTAGCCAACTTTATTGCTCTGTCAAAAGATGGTTACTATGACGGTGTGATTTTCCACCGTATTATTAAAGATTTTATGATTCAAGGTGGAGATCCAACTGGTACAGGTATGGGTGGCGAGTCTATCTATGGTCAATCTTTTGAAGATGAGTTTTCAGAAGAGCTCTACAATGTTCGCGGAGCTCTTTCTATGGCAAATGCTGGGCCAAATACAAATGGTAGCCAGTTCTTTATCGTGCAAAATCAACACTTGTCATATTCTAAGAAAGAAATTGCTCGTGGTGGTTGGCCAGAACCAATTGCGGAAATTTATGCTGAACAAGGTGGAACTCCTCACCTAGACCGTCGTCATACAGTATTCGGCCAACTTGCGGATGAAGTTTCTTATGAAGTTCTGGATGCAATTGCAGGTGTCGAAACAGGTGCCATGGACAAGCCAGTTGACGACGTAGTCATTGAAACTATTGAAATTGAGGACTAA
- a CDS encoding GNAT family N-acetyltransferase: MNCTIRNMIKSDIESLSHGFMNQGWPGREEILARYFLEQESGEREVLVAEIDGAVAGYVTILPSAKHGPFAEVYPELSDFNVFEPFRNQGIGNQLLEEAEKRVKFVSSKVTLGVGLHLGYGPAQRLYIRRGYIPDGTGVWYRNQPLEMNATSQNNDDLVLYLSKEFE, translated from the coding sequence ATGAATTGTACGATTAGAAATATGATTAAGTCTGACATTGAATCCTTATCTCATGGATTTATGAATCAAGGTTGGCCAGGTAGAGAGGAAATTTTGGCTAGATATTTTCTGGAACAGGAAAGTGGGGAGAGAGAAGTCTTAGTTGCAGAGATTGATGGTGCTGTAGCGGGCTACGTTACCATTTTGCCCTCTGCTAAACATGGTCCTTTTGCAGAAGTCTATCCAGAATTATCAGATTTTAATGTGTTTGAGCCTTTTCGAAATCAAGGGATTGGGAATCAACTGCTAGAAGAAGCAGAAAAACGAGTCAAGTTTGTTTCGAGTAAGGTCACTCTTGGTGTAGGTTTGCACTTAGGCTATGGTCCTGCCCAGAGATTGTATATCAGACGGGGCTACATTCCAGATGGGACGGGTGTTTGGTATAGAAATCAACCCTTGGAAATGAACGCTACTAGTCAAAACAATGATGATTTAGTTTTGTACTTATCTAAGGAATTCGAATAA
- the rpsR gene encoding 30S ribosomal protein S18, with amino-acid sequence MAQQRRGGFKRRKKVDYIAANKIEYVDYKDTELLSRFVSERGKILPRRVTGTSAKNQRKVTTAIKRARVMALMPFVNED; translated from the coding sequence ATGGCTCAACAACGTCGTGGCGGATTCAAACGCCGTAAAAAAGTTGATTACATCGCAGCAAACAAAATTGAATATGTTGATTACAAAGATACTGAGCTTCTTAGCCGTTTCGTTTCAGAACGTGGGAAAATCCTTCCACGTCGTGTAACTGGAACTTCAGCTAAAAACCAACGTAAAGTAACAACAGCTATCAAACGCGCTCGCGTAATGGCTTTGATGCCTTTCGTAAACGAAGATTAA
- the ssbA gene encoding single-stranded DNA-binding protein SsbA, with the protein MINNVVLVGRMVRDAELRYTPSNVAVATFTLAVNRTFKSQNGEREADFINVVMWRQQAENLANWAKKGSLIGVTGRIQTRSYDNQQGQRVYVTEVVAENFQMLESRSVREGQTGGGHSAPSSNYSAPTQSVPDFSRDENPFGTTNPLDISDDDLPF; encoded by the coding sequence ATGATTAACAATGTTGTACTTGTAGGGCGTATGGTACGTGACGCTGAGTTGCGTTATACCCCATCAAATGTAGCAGTAGCTACTTTTACTCTTGCAGTAAACCGTACATTCAAGAGTCAAAATGGTGAACGTGAGGCTGATTTTATCAATGTCGTAATGTGGCGCCAACAGGCTGAAAACCTTGCTAACTGGGCTAAAAAAGGCTCACTTATCGGGGTTACAGGTCGTATCCAGACTCGTAGTTACGATAACCAGCAAGGACAACGTGTCTACGTGACTGAAGTCGTAGCTGAAAATTTCCAAATGTTGGAAAGCCGTAGCGTGCGTGAAGGTCAAACTGGTGGAGGTCATTCTGCACCAAGTTCAAATTATTCAGCACCTACACAATCAGTACCTGACTTTTCACGAGATGAAAATCCATTTGGAACAACCAATCCATTGGATATTTCAGACGATGATTTACCATTCTAA
- the rpsF gene encoding 30S ribosomal protein S6 encodes MAKYEILYIIRPNIEEEAKNALVARFDSILTDNGATVVESKDWEKRRLAYEIQDFREGLYHIVNVEANDDAALKEFDRLSKINADILRHMIVKLDA; translated from the coding sequence ATGGCTAAATACGAAATTCTTTATATCATTCGTCCAAACATTGAAGAAGAAGCGAAAAACGCTTTGGTAGCACGTTTTGACTCTATCTTGACTGACAATGGTGCAACTGTTGTTGAATCAAAAGATTGGGAAAAACGTCGTCTTGCATACGAAATCCAAGATTTCCGTGAAGGACTTTACCACATCGTTAACGTTGAAGCAAACGATGATGCAGCTCTTAAAGAGTTTGACCGTTTGTCAAAAATCAACGCTGACATTCTTCGTCACATGATCGTCAAGCTTGACGCGTAA
- a CDS encoding CBS domain-containing protein has translation MAVKDFMTRKVVYISPDTTVAHAADLMREQGLHRLPVIENDKLVGLVTEGTIAEASPSKATSLSIFEMNYLLNKTKVKDVMIRDVVTVSGYASLEDATYLMLKNKIGILPVVDNGQLYGVITDRDVFGAFLEIAGYGEEGIRVRFITENEVGVLGKIVSLIVEENLNISHTVNIPRKDGKIVIEVQIEGTVDLSSLKKKFEEENIFVDEITKTAAKKL, from the coding sequence ATGGCAGTTAAAGATTTTATGACTCGTAAGGTCGTTTATATTAGTCCTGATACAACTGTTGCGCATGCAGCAGATTTAATGCGTGAACAAGGCTTGCACCGTCTTCCTGTTATTGAAAATGATAAATTAGTAGGATTGGTGACAGAAGGAACAATTGCTGAAGCTAGTCCATCAAAAGCAACTAGTCTTTCAATCTTTGAGATGAACTACTTGCTAAACAAGACAAAGGTAAAAGATGTCATGATTCGTGATGTTGTTACTGTTTCAGGATATGCTAGTTTGGAAGATGCAACCTATCTCATGTTGAAAAATAAGATTGGTATCTTACCAGTTGTTGATAATGGTCAATTGTATGGCGTTATAACAGATCGAGATGTATTCGGAGCCTTTCTTGAAATTGCTGGTTATGGTGAAGAGGGAATCCGTGTTCGTTTTATCACAGAAAATGAAGTTGGGGTACTCGGTAAGATTGTTTCTTTAATCGTTGAGGAAAATCTTAATATTTCTCATACTGTTAATATTCCACGTAAAGATGGTAAGATTGTTATCGAAGTCCAAATTGAGGGAACGGTTGATCTTAGTTCCTTGAAGAAGAAATTTGAAGAAGAGAATATTTTCGTAGATGAAATTACCAAAACTGCAGCAAAAAAACTCTAA
- a CDS encoding ABC transporter ATP-binding protein, whose translation MSMLKVENLSVHYGMIQAVRDVSFEVNEGEVVSLIGANGAGKTTILRTLSGLVRPSSGRIEFLSQEIQKMPAQKIVASGLSQVPEGRHVFPGLTVMENLEMGAFLKKNREENQANLKKVFSRFPRLEERKNQDAATLSGGEQQMLAMGRALMSTPKLLLLDEPSMGLAPIFIQEIFDIIQDIQKQGTTVLLIEQNANKALAIADRGYVLETGKIVLSGTGKELAASDEVRKAYLGG comes from the coding sequence ATGTCTATGTTAAAAGTTGAAAACCTCTCAGTACACTACGGTATGATTCAAGCTGTACGTGATGTAAGCTTTGAAGTCAATGAAGGAGAAGTTGTTTCTCTAATCGGTGCTAACGGTGCAGGTAAAACAACTATTCTTCGTACTCTATCAGGACTTGTTCGTCCAAGTTCTGGTCGAATTGAATTTTTGAGTCAAGAAATCCAAAAGATGCCTGCACAGAAGATTGTGGCATCAGGACTTTCTCAAGTACCAGAAGGTCGTCATGTCTTCCCTGGTTTGACAGTTATGGAAAACTTGGAGATGGGAGCTTTTCTTAAGAAAAATCGTGAAGAGAACCAAGCTAATTTGAAGAAGGTATTTTCACGTTTCCCACGTTTGGAAGAACGTAAAAACCAGGATGCAGCAACTCTATCTGGTGGTGAACAGCAGATGCTTGCCATGGGGCGTGCACTTATGTCGACACCAAAACTCCTTCTTTTGGATGAACCATCAATGGGTCTTGCTCCGATTTTTATCCAAGAAATTTTTGATATCATCCAAGATATTCAAAAACAAGGAACAACCGTTCTCTTAATTGAGCAAAATGCTAATAAAGCACTAGCCATCGCTGACCGAGGATATGTTCTTGAAACAGGAAAGATTGTCCTATCAGGAACAGGAAAAGAACTCGCAGCATCAGATGAAGTCAGAAAAGCATATCTAGGTGGCTAA
- a CDS encoding ABC transporter ATP-binding protein: MALLEVKNLTKHFGGLTAVGDVTLELNEGELVGLIGPNGAGKTTLFNLLTGVYEPSEGTVTLDGHLLNGKQPYKIASLGLGRTFQNIRLFKDLTVLDNVLIAFSNHHKQHVFASFLRLPAFYKNKEELKAKALELLKIFDLDGDAETLAKNLAYGQQRRLEIVRALATEPKILFLDEPAAGMNPQETAELTELIRRIKDEFNITIMLIEHDMNLVMEVTERIYVLEYGRLIAHGTPDEIKNNKRVIEAYLGGEA; encoded by the coding sequence ATGGCATTACTTGAAGTAAAAAACTTAACCAAACATTTTGGTGGTTTGACGGCTGTTGGAGATGTAACTCTCGAATTGAATGAAGGTGAACTTGTTGGCTTGATTGGACCGAATGGAGCGGGCAAAACAACTCTTTTCAACTTGCTGACAGGAGTTTATGAACCGAGTGAAGGAACTGTTACTTTGGATGGACACTTACTAAATGGGAAGCAACCTTATAAAATCGCATCCCTTGGTTTAGGGCGTACCTTCCAAAATATTCGTCTTTTTAAAGACCTGACAGTTTTGGACAATGTTCTCATCGCATTTAGCAATCATCATAAACAACATGTATTTGCTAGTTTCTTGCGCTTGCCAGCTTTCTATAAGAATAAAGAAGAATTGAAAGCCAAAGCTTTAGAATTACTAAAAATCTTTGATTTAGATGGTGATGCTGAAACTTTAGCTAAAAACTTAGCTTATGGTCAACAACGTCGTTTGGAGATTGTTCGTGCTCTTGCCACAGAACCTAAAATTCTTTTCTTGGATGAGCCTGCAGCGGGAATGAATCCACAAGAAACGGCAGAATTGACTGAGTTGATTCGTCGTATCAAAGATGAATTCAATATTACTATCATGCTGATTGAACATGATATGAACTTGGTCATGGAGGTCACAGAGCGTATCTATGTTCTTGAGTATGGTCGTTTGATTGCTCATGGAACACCAGATGAAATTAAGAACAACAAACGCGTTATCGAAGCTTATCTTGGAGGTGAAGCCTAA
- a CDS encoding branched-chain amino acid ABC transporter permease has product MKVNVKANILWIFLLLLGYGMISLLVSLGILNLFHIQILEQIGINIILAVGLNLIVGFSGQFSLGHAGFMAIGAYAAAIIGSKSPTYGAFFGAMLLGAIIAGLVALIVGIPTLRLKGDYLAVATLGVAEIIRILIVNGGNLTNGAAGILGIPSFTNWQMVYIFAVITTILTLNFLRSPIGRLTLSVREDEIAAESVGVNTTKIKIIAFVFGAMTASIAGSLQAGFVGSVVPKDYSFINSINVLIIVVFGGLGSITGSIVAAIVLGILNMLLQDVASVRMIIYALALVLVMIFRPGGLLGTWELSLSRLFKKGKKEGQN; this is encoded by the coding sequence ATGAAAGTAAATGTAAAAGCTAATATTCTCTGGATATTCCTTTTGTTGCTTGGATATGGTATGATTAGCCTCTTAGTTTCACTTGGTATTTTAAACCTTTTCCATATTCAAATTCTGGAGCAAATCGGTATCAACATTATTCTTGCAGTAGGACTTAACCTAATCGTTGGTTTCTCTGGCCAATTTTCACTTGGACATGCTGGATTTATGGCTATCGGTGCTTATGCTGCAGCTATTATCGGTTCAAAATCTCCAACTTATGGTGCCTTCTTTGGAGCTATGTTGCTCGGCGCCATCATTGCTGGTTTAGTTGCCCTCATCGTAGGAATTCCTACCCTCCGTTTGAAGGGGGACTATCTTGCAGTTGCGACACTTGGGGTTGCTGAGATTATTCGTATCTTAATTGTCAATGGCGGTAATCTTACAAATGGAGCTGCAGGTATTTTGGGAATTCCAAGTTTCACTAACTGGCAAATGGTATATATCTTTGCCGTGATTACAACTATTTTAACACTGAACTTTTTACGTAGTCCAATCGGTCGTTTAACCTTGTCTGTTCGTGAAGATGAAATTGCGGCTGAGTCAGTAGGGGTCAATACAACAAAAATCAAAATTATTGCTTTTGTATTTGGAGCTATGACTGCAAGTATTGCAGGATCACTCCAAGCAGGATTTGTCGGTTCAGTTGTACCAAAAGATTATAGTTTTATCAACTCTATCAACGTTTTGATCATCGTTGTATTTGGTGGTTTGGGATCAATCACAGGATCAATTGTTGCGGCCATTGTTCTTGGTATTTTGAATATGTTACTCCAAGACGTTGCTAGCGTTCGTATGATTATCTATGCTTTGGCTTTGGTACTTGTTATGATTTTCAGACCAGGTGGACTCCTTGGTACATGGGAATTGAGCCTATCACGTCTCTTTAAAAAAGGTAAGAAGGAGGGACAAAACTAA
- a CDS encoding branched-chain amino acid ABC transporter permease, producing the protein MLQQLVNGLILGSVYALLALGYTMVYGIIKLINFAHGDIYMMGAFMGYFLINALHLNFFLALILSMIGSAILGVIIEFLAYRPLRHSTRISVLITAIGVSFLLEYGMVYLVGANTRAFPQAIQTVRYDLGPISLTNIQLLILTVSIVLMILLQLIVQKTKMGKAMRAVSVDSDAAQLMGINVNRTISFTFALGSALAGAAGVLIALYYNSLEPLMGMTPGIKSFVAAVLGGIGIIPGAALGGFVIGLLETFAIAFGLSDFRDAIVYGILLLILIVRPAGILGKNVKEKV; encoded by the coding sequence ATGCTTCAACAACTTGTCAATGGTTTGATCCTAGGGAGTGTTTATGCGCTACTAGCCCTGGGTTATACCATGGTTTATGGAATTATCAAGCTTATTAACTTTGCCCATGGTGATATCTATATGATGGGTGCTTTCATGGGTTATTTCTTGATTAATGCCCTCCATTTAAATTTCTTTTTAGCCTTAATTTTGTCCATGATTGGCTCAGCTATTCTCGGTGTTATCATCGAGTTTCTAGCCTACCGTCCACTCCGACATTCAACTCGTATCTCTGTATTGATTACTGCTATTGGGGTATCCTTCTTGCTTGAGTATGGAATGGTCTATCTAGTAGGTGCCAATACACGTGCCTTTCCTCAAGCAATCCAAACAGTTCGTTATGACTTGGGTCCAATCAGTCTAACAAATATTCAATTGTTGATTTTGACAGTTTCGATTGTCTTGATGATTCTTTTGCAACTCATCGTGCAAAAAACAAAAATGGGGAAGGCCATGCGTGCCGTATCTGTAGATAGTGATGCAGCTCAGTTGATGGGGATCAACGTAAACCGTACAATCAGTTTCACCTTTGCCTTAGGATCAGCTCTGGCTGGTGCAGCAGGTGTCTTGATTGCCCTTTATTACAACTCTCTCGAACCATTGATGGGAATGACTCCAGGTATTAAATCTTTCGTTGCTGCCGTTCTTGGTGGTATCGGTATCATACCTGGTGCAGCTCTTGGAGGTTTTGTAATTGGTCTATTGGAAACTTTTGCAATCGCTTTTGGATTGTCAGATTTCCGTGATGCCATCGTGTATGGAATCTTGCTCTTAATCTTGATTGTTCGTCCAGCTGGTATCCTTGGTAAGAATGTGAAAGAGAAGGTGTAA
- a CDS encoding ABC transporter substrate-binding protein produces the protein MKKKFALSLVALASTALLAACGEVKSGASNTTGNPIDEKVVKIGFNFEETGAVAAYGTSEQKGAQLAVDQINAAGGVDGKQIEVVDKDNKSETAEAASVSTNLVTQSKVAAIVGPATSGATAAAVANATQAGVPLISPSATQDGLTKGQDFLFIGTFQDSFQGKIISNYVSNKLNAKKVVLYTDNSSDYAKGVAKAFRESFKGEIVADETFVSGDTDFQAALTKIKDKDFDAIVLPGYYTEAGKIVNQARGMGIDKPIIGGDGFNGEEFVQQATAERASNIYFISGFSSTVDVSDKAKAFLEAYRAKYNEEPSTFAALAYDSVYLVANAAKGAKTSVDIKNNLAKTQNFEGVTGQTSFDADHNTVKTAFMMTMNNGKVEAAEVVKP, from the coding sequence ATGAAGAAAAAATTTGCATTATCACTTGTAGCTCTTGCAAGTACAGCTCTCTTAGCAGCTTGTGGGGAAGTGAAGTCAGGAGCTTCAAACACAACTGGTAACCCAATTGATGAAAAAGTTGTAAAAATTGGTTTCAACTTCGAAGAGACTGGAGCAGTAGCTGCTTACGGTACATCTGAACAAAAGGGTGCTCAACTTGCAGTTGATCAAATCAATGCTGCTGGTGGTGTTGATGGAAAACAAATCGAAGTTGTAGATAAAGATAACAAATCTGAAACTGCTGAAGCGGCTTCAGTTTCTACAAACCTTGTTACTCAATCAAAAGTAGCAGCTATCGTAGGGCCTGCGACTTCTGGAGCAACTGCTGCTGCAGTGGCAAACGCTACTCAAGCTGGTGTGCCATTAATCTCGCCAAGTGCTACTCAAGATGGTTTGACAAAAGGACAAGACTTCCTCTTCATCGGAACATTCCAAGATAGTTTCCAAGGAAAAATCATCTCAAACTACGTTTCAAACAAATTGAACGCTAAGAAAGTTGTTTTGTATACTGATAACTCAAGTGACTATGCTAAAGGTGTTGCAAAAGCTTTCCGTGAATCATTTAAAGGTGAAATCGTAGCAGATGAAACATTTGTATCAGGTGATACAGATTTCCAAGCAGCTTTGACAAAAATCAAAGATAAAGACTTTGATGCTATCGTATTGCCAGGTTACTACACAGAAGCTGGTAAGATTGTAAACCAAGCTCGTGGTATGGGAATTGATAAGCCAATCATCGGTGGTGATGGATTTAATGGTGAAGAGTTTGTTCAACAAGCAACAGCAGAACGCGCATCAAACATTTACTTCATCTCTGGTTTCTCATCAACAGTTGATGTGTCAGATAAGGCGAAAGCTTTCCTTGAAGCATACCGTGCGAAATACAATGAAGAGCCTTCAACTTTTGCAGCTCTTGCATATGACTCAGTTTACCTTGTAGCAAATGCAGCAAAAGGTGCAAAAACTTCAGTTGATATCAAGAACAATCTTGCTAAAACACAAAACTTCGAAGGTGTTACAGGTCAAACAAGCTTTGATGCAGATCACAACACTGTGAAAACAGCCTTCATGATGACCATGAATAATGGTAAAGTAGAAGCGGCAGAAGTCGTAAAACCTTAA
- a CDS encoding YlbG family protein codes for MFQKENRSGLIIYLYYNRDAKKLANYGDICYHSKKHRYLQLYVPTEEVEELVNRLGKEKFIKKVRVCHIQELETPFVGNLYKTNENVII; via the coding sequence ATGTTTCAAAAAGAGAATCGGTCTGGTCTGATTATCTATTTATACTATAATCGCGATGCTAAAAAACTCGCAAATTATGGTGATATTTGTTACCACTCAAAAAAACATCGTTACCTACAACTTTATGTCCCAACAGAAGAAGTGGAAGAGCTGGTAAATCGTTTAGGAAAAGAGAAATTTATCAAAAAAGTGAGAGTTTGTCATATTCAAGAATTGGAAACTCCTTTCGTTGGTAACCTATATAAAACCAACGAAAACGTTATCATTTAA
- the clpP gene encoding ATP-dependent Clp protease proteolytic subunit ClpP has product MIPVVIEQTSRGERSYDIYSRLLKDRIIMLTGPVEDNMANSVIAQLLFLDAQDSTKDIYLYVNTPGGSVSAGLAIVDTMNFIKADVQTIVMGMAASMGTIIASSGAKGKRFMLPNAEYMIHQPMGGTGGGTQQTDMAIAAEHLLKTRKTLEQILADNSGKSVEQIHADAERDYWMSAQETLDYGFIDEIMANNSLN; this is encoded by the coding sequence ATGATTCCTGTAGTTATTGAACAAACAAGTCGTGGAGAACGCTCGTATGACATTTACTCACGTCTTCTTAAGGACCGCATTATCATGTTGACTGGACCAGTCGAAGACAATATGGCAAATTCAGTCATCGCCCAATTGCTTTTCTTGGATGCCCAAGATAGTACAAAAGATATTTACCTTTATGTAAACACTCCTGGAGGTTCTGTATCAGCTGGTTTGGCAATCGTTGATACTATGAACTTTATCAAGGCAGATGTCCAAACTATCGTTATGGGAATGGCAGCCTCAATGGGTACAATTATTGCTTCAAGTGGAGCAAAGGGCAAACGTTTCATGCTTCCAAATGCAGAATACATGATTCACCAACCAATGGGTGGTACAGGTGGTGGTACTCAGCAGACTGATATGGCCATTGCTGCTGAACACTTGCTTAAAACTCGTAAGACTTTAGAACAAATCCTAGCAGATAATTCTGGCAAATCAGTTGAGCAAATCCACGCAGACGCTGAACGTGATTACTGGATGAGTGCCCAAGAAACTCTTGACTACGGTTTTATTGACGAAATTATGGCTAATAATTCTTTGAATTAA